TAGCGATATGTCCGGCGACGGGACCATTGGCCATCCGTGGGCCACAATCAACTTCGCCGTTCAGCAGATTGGGAATTGTGCATCGGCTGCGCGTCCGATCGTGATTGTGCTGGAGGCGGGTGCGTATGTGGAGCGTGTCGTCTTGCCACCCGGGGTGTCACTGCATGGTTCGGTTCGAAATGACGCCGCGGCGACACGGATCGCGCCCGATTCAACACTACTTGGCGCGGGAACTGCGATTGTTACCGCGGACAATGGCGCCGAAAGCATTCATTTCCTGCGCAACCTTACGATCGAAGCGCCGGAAGACGCGCCGGACGATACGGTGCTGTTGCGGGTGCGCGATACCCGTATTCAGGCGGCGCACGTCGATTTTCGCGCTCCCGGTACGCTCACGGTCACCGGTGTGGATATTGACGGAGAAGGAACGCTTGGGTCTCGATTTGTGGCGTGCCGCTTCGAGGATCTGGGGACGGGCATCCGCGCGGGCCATACGGACGCAAATGTAACGCGGTGCCGCTTCGACCGGGTTTCGGGGCCCGCGGTGCTTATCGTGGCGCCGGCGAGTCCGCCACCGGGCGATACGCAATATCCGCTGCTCGGATTCAAGGACGACATCGAGGGCTCCGGGCTGAATACGTTCGTGATGTCGGAAATAAACGGTGGCGTGGGACTGGTGATAGACACGGGACTCACGGAACGGACTCCGGAGACCCTGGATCTGCTCGCGCACGTCAACGACTGGGAAGGGTCCAAGACCCGGGATGATATTGTGGCGCGCGTATCGCCGAATGTTCAGATCGACTCGCGGGTCGGCGGGGGCGGGATATTGACGACGACCCTCGTGCTTCAACTGACGGACGAAATTACGCTTGAGTCCGTCGAAAATGCGACCGTCTCCCTTGGGGGCGGACTACCCAATCGGACGCGGAATGTGGATGGAATCTATGTGTTTGCCGCGATTCCGCCGGACAGTTACACCGTTACGGCAATCGCGGCGGCGTACGCTGCGGCGGAAGCCACGATTAATGCGGTGAATCCGATTGAGTTCGCCGAATTGTTCATGACGCCAGATCGTTCTGGAGAAGGAGAAGGAGAAGGAGAAGGAGAAGGTGAAGGTGAAGGAGAAGGAGAAGGTGAAGGAGAAGGTGAAGGTGAGGGTGAGGGAGAAGGTGAGGGAGAAGGTGAGGGAGAAGGTGAGGGTGAAGGTGAGGGTGAAGGTGAGGGTGAGGGTGAGGGTGAGGGTGAGGGTGAGGGAGAAGGTGAGGGTGAAGGTGAAGGCGAGGGTGAAGGTGAGGGAGAAGGTGAGGGAGAAGGTGAGGGAGAGGGTGAGGGTGAAGGTGAAGGCGAGGGTGAAGGTGAAGGTGAAGGTGAAGGTGAAGGCGAGGGTGAAGGAGAGGGCGAGGGTGAAGGCGAGGGAGAAGGGGAAGGAGAGGGAGCGGGGTGTCCGCTGTGGTCGAAATCACGTGGTTTCACGGAGCGTCTGGGCGATCTGTTTCTGCTCGGACTCGCGCTTATCGTGCTTTGTGTATTTCAACCGCCGAGCGCGAGACGCCGGTAGGGGTGGGCTGTCCGTTTCGGCGCGCTGTGACGTTTGACGATATAAGGTCCGACAACACAATCAAGCCCCCGGCGGTGTCGCCACCGCCGGGGGCCTTTCGTGTGCCACAGCCCTCTTTACAACAGGTTGACCACGCGGTCCGCCAGGCCCTTTTCGCCCAGCACCACGCTGAGCTTGGCGTGGCCCGCGATCTTTTCGAGGACCTCAAGCTCGCGCAGGCGCATGAGCGTCGGGTTGCTCTCGATGAGCTTCGCCGTGTTCGCCTGGCTGCGCATGGCGGCCGTCTCTTCGCGCCGCGCGATGAAGTTCGCCTCGGCGGCCTTCCTGGCCTCCGTGACCCGGTTCATCAGATCGCGCATATCGCCCGGCAGGATGATGTCGCGGATACCGACGCTCATGACATCGATACCGAGGGCCTTGGCGCGCTTGCGCGACGCTTCCGCCAGTTCATCCGTGACGGTGTCCTTCTCCGCCAGCAGCGCATCCAGGGTCCGCGCGCCCACGGTCGCCCGGAGGGCCAGCTGCGCGTCGCGGTACAGCGCCTGAATGGCGTCTTCCGCCACCTCGGCAAACAGCCGCGCGTTCACAACCTTGCAGGTCGCCACGACGTTCAGCCGCAGCGTTACCTTGTCCTCGGTCATGATTTCCTGGCCGCCCACGTCAAGCACCCGCTCGCGCAGGTCGACCATGAGCAGCTTCACCGCACCGGCGCCCTTGAAGAAGGCGTAGCGTCCGGGCTTCAGGATTTCCTGGAAGGTCCCGTTCAGGTAGAACAGGCCCACATGCCCTTCGGTTACGTCCTGCTTGTTGAAGACGAGTCCCGCGGCGCTGTCCGCCAGGATCGTCTCCAGGTTCGGGTGCTCAAAGCGCACCTTCTCCGTGGTGATGATCTCCGCCTTGACCTGGTTAAAGGTGTTCGGCAGGGCGTACTGTCCGGCGGCCAGCACGCCGTGGAGACGGCCGTTTACCGTCACCAGCGCGCGCTCGCCGTCCGCCAGGTCGAGCACCAGCGCCCGGTTGTCCAATACACCGGCCTTCACGATCACATCCAACTGCGGGTGGCGCACGAATGCGTCCCGCTCCTTTACCAGGTCCACCGTGATCCGGTTCATCGGGTCGAACATGTGGTACACGCCCGGCTCCACGATACCCGTGAATTCGCCTTCGTCGATGCGCAGGCCGAAGCAGTGCTTCGGGACGTGTACGCGCTTCCACAGGCGGTTCTTGATGTTCTTGATCAGTCGAATCATGGTGTTTCCTCCTCTATGCTGCGATGTAAACTCTTTATGCCTCGCGAACGCCTAGGGCCAATCTTGTGACTCCGTAAGCCGCGAACAAAGGAAATTCGTATCAGTGCTTGTGTCCGTCATTCC
This region of Candidatus Hydrogenedentota bacterium genomic DNA includes:
- a CDS encoding slipin family protein, with translation MIRLIKNIKNRLWKRVHVPKHCFGLRIDEGEFTGIVEPGVYHMFDPMNRITVDLVKERDAFVRHPQLDVIVKAGVLDNRALVLDLADGERALVTVNGRLHGVLAAGQYALPNTFNQVKAEIITTEKVRFEHPNLETILADSAAGLVFNKQDVTEGHVGLFYLNGTFQEILKPGRYAFFKGAGAVKLLMVDLRERVLDVGGQEIMTEDKVTLRLNVVATCKVVNARLFAEVAEDAIQALYRDAQLALRATVGARTLDALLAEKDTVTDELAEASRKRAKALGIDVMSVGIRDIILPGDMRDLMNRVTEARKAAEANFIARREETAAMRSQANTAKLIESNPTLMRLRELEVLEKIAGHAKLSVVLGEKGLADRVVNLL